One part of the Haemophilus parainfluenzae genome encodes these proteins:
- the acpP gene encoding acyl carrier protein: MSIEERVKKIIVEQLGVKEEDVKPEASFVEDLGADSLDTVELVMALEEEFDIEIPDEEAEKITTVQSAIDYVQNNQ, translated from the coding sequence GAAGAACGCGTGAAAAAAATCATCGTTGAACAATTAGGTGTTAAAGAAGAAGACGTAAAACCAGAAGCTTCTTTCGTTGAAGATTTAGGTGCGGACTCTTTAGATACAGTTGAATTAGTAATGGCTTTAGAAGAAGAATTCGATATCGAAATTCCTGATGAAGAAGCTGAAAAAATCACAACTGTTCAATCTGCGATTGACTACGTTCAAAACAATCAGTAA